CTCACTTTTTCTTATTTCAAACGGAGACCACTCTCTCCCAATCCTTCTGACCTACCTAGCTATTTCTTATAGATTCACAACAACCTTTCGGGAAATTCTCAACCACTTAGGTGTTGTTGCCTCACAGTCGGGTAATGTGATTAAGCTCAATGAGATTTTAGAAAAACATAACAAGGGGTTTGAGCCTACTAAGGGTGCCCCTGCTCCCCCCATTAAGCAAGGGATTGTGTTCAAGAATGTCTACTTCCAATATCCCCATCAAAAAGCCCAAGCCTTAACCAACGTGAGTATTGAGTTTCCAAAAGGACAAATGACTGCTATTGTCGGACTTTCAGGAGCGGGAAAGTCTTCGATGGTTAACCTGATCACTCGGCTGTTTAAACCAAGCAGTGGGATGATCTGTATCGATGGAAAAGATCTTTCGCAATATAGCTACCAAAGTTGGCGCTCCCAGCTAGGGGTGATCTCTCAAAACAATATTATCCTGAATGATACCGCCCGCGAAAACATTTGTTTTGGAACCGAGGCTACTGATGAGCATATTCTGGAGATCTGTAAAATTGCTGGGTGTTACGATGTTGTCAAAAACCTGCCAGATGGACTAGATTCCCATCTAGGAGAGCATGGCTACCGCATCTCTGGTGGTGAGGCACAAAGGGTGGCCATCGCAAGAGCAATGATTAGAAACCCCTCTGTTTTAATCATGGATGAGGCAACCAGCAATCTAGATAGCCATAATGAAAAGCTTATACACAATACATTAGAAAAGATCCGAAAAGATTGCACATTAATTGTAATTGCCCACCGTCTTTCTACCATTACCTCAGCGGACCAGATTTTAGTCATGAAGGGAGGAGAAATTATTGAAACAGGAACTCACGAAGCATTGATTCAAGAAAACACAAGCTATGCTTCCTTCTGGAATATCCAGTCTAAAAGCCAGGAACCCGAGGTTTTAACACATTTATGAACCAAAAAATCCTATTAATAGGAAAAAGAAGCTTCGTTGGTTCTTATATCTTACAAGCCCTTGCTGAAAACAATTATTCTGTCATAGCAACCGGTCATAAAAAAATTGATTCTCCTCATCGCTTAAATCTGTTGAGCCCATCTATTGCCCACCTTCCACTGGAAGGCTGCACCCATGCAATTATTACAGCCGGGATTACAAACATCCTTTCTTGCGAAAAAAACCCTGAACTAAGCTATCGATGCAACGTAGAAGGCCCTCTTGCGCTTGCAAAACAACTCCATGAAAAGGGTGTTTGCCCCGTTCTTTTCTCTAGCGACTGTATTTTCGATGGCTTGACAGGAGATTATTCCGAAAAATCTCCTCCATCTCCTCTGAATCACTACAGCAAACAAAAAGCAGAGCTTGAAAAAGCCATTCCTAAAAGCTGCAACAATCAATACTTAATGCTTAGGATTAGTAAGGCCTATTCAACAAACCCCGGAGATGGTGCTTTAATTGATACAATAGTTGAACCTTTAATACATGGAAAGCCTATAAGGGCTGCAACCGACCAGATTTTTTCTCCTATATTAGTATCGGACCTCGCAAAAATCACTGTAAAGCTAATTAGAAATAACCATCATGGGCTCTTTAATATTACTGGTCAAGAAACCTTTTCTCGCTATCAACTAGCAAAAATCGCTTCCGAAAAGCTTTTGGGCCACTCTAGGTTAGTGGTTCCTATTCGTATTGAGGAGCTCAGCACCTCTGTTAAACGCTCAAAAAACACCTCTTTAAGCCCCCAAAAGCTTTCCTCTTGCTCCAATTTTTCTTTTTCTTCTTTTCAAGACGCCTTGAAGATCTATTTTCATCACCCCTTATCTAAACTGTACTTCAAACGAAAAAAAACACTAAGCGCTGCCA
This portion of the Candidatus Neptunochlamydia vexilliferae genome encodes:
- a CDS encoding ABC transporter ATP-binding protein encodes the protein MFKKQKKYISNIYNVIFKREKKDLIKFLIASTPGAFAAFFEGLTFSLLLCSLYVLNGKDLELLLDKPFVRHIAHLSFLQEMSTNALFVTMVISAVGAQILKALIIFVSDTRAGIINSRMSAKVQANIYEHILSFDFPTISEYKTGRLAAYTQMPSSSILPMLQSFHKIFIHTCTLGILTLLLFKISIPLTAFFILFFIASGFAYKKLIIIISRYSEKCANQVLTFSNDVVQAVNGIKLIHIFSMQKAFLERSRQVLSKIQKFQKGNAILQGLLIAVGETFSMTMMGATIGISSLFLISNGDHSLPILLTYLAISYRFTTTFREILNHLGVVASQSGNVIKLNEILEKHNKGFEPTKGAPAPPIKQGIVFKNVYFQYPHQKAQALTNVSIEFPKGQMTAIVGLSGAGKSSMVNLITRLFKPSSGMICIDGKDLSQYSYQSWRSQLGVISQNNIILNDTARENICFGTEATDEHILEICKIAGCYDVVKNLPDGLDSHLGEHGYRISGGEAQRVAIARAMIRNPSVLIMDEATSNLDSHNEKLIHNTLEKIRKDCTLIVIAHRLSTITSADQILVMKGGEIIETGTHEALIQENTSYASFWNIQSKSQEPEVLTHL